The Xanthomonas sp. DAR 34887 genome has a segment encoding these proteins:
- a CDS encoding glycosyl hydrolase 115 family protein, whose translation MVRAARDLAEDVGRVFGTPATLVHEANGLGHPAVLVGTLGKSAVIDALVAAGKLDVAPIRGQWESYTLQTVADPMPGVAEALVIAGSDKRGTIYGIYALSEQIGVSPWYWWADVPVRRRAAISIRRGAHFEGPPAVKYRGVFLNDEQPCLGKWTTEKFGGMNATFYTRLFEVLLRLRANYLWPAMWDNAFAQDDADNARLADEYGIVMGTSHHEPMMRAHKEWTEHRAQYGNGEWNYATNRDALQVFFREGIARNRSHEVLVTVGMRGDGDVAMTSAGDLQADMRLLETIIADQRGILATELGKDASAVPQLWALFTEVQKFYDAGLKVPDDVTLLFTDDNVGNLRRLPKPEERARAGGSGIYYHMDMNGGPFSYKWLNSNPLPKIWEQMNLAYRYGANRIWIANVGDFKPLEIPIEFFLRLAWNPDAISKDDIAGWTQRWASREFGPEHAVPIADIVAKYAKYNAWRKPELVKPETFSLLHYREAERVLDAWTTLVAQAETIQSQLPADALDAYYQLVLHPVKACATATELNIAAARNALYAQQGRASANAEADHVRQLFQRDRDLTEYYNTRLAGGKWNHLMDQVHLGYFDWYSPPANIMPAVAALRIEDTAEYAVAVEGSVPGWPGYYLDPELPAFDSLCRQRHYFEVFPRGARPIAFEVAATEPWISIAEGKPFGIGRGDRRFWVEIDWDKAGVGEQAGTIVVTGAQRTQTIHVKAIKATAAQRREARGAFGGLLGPIAIAADAFERNIAVDGVRWERIPDYGRAAGAAMSIFPVTAASSSDPRTAPRLEYPVYLAKAGRYDIDLVTNPTLNVNTAHQLSVAVAFDDQPAQTISVFTPEQRAAQDFLGEAFTENARNNARILTASQSVASAGRHVLKIMMVDPTMVVQKIVIRSGPLPDSYFGPPEVPAHPL comes from the coding sequence GTGGTCAGAGCGGCGCGCGATCTCGCCGAGGACGTCGGCCGCGTGTTCGGGACGCCGGCCACGCTCGTGCACGAAGCGAATGGGCTCGGCCACCCGGCCGTCCTGGTCGGTACCCTCGGCAAGAGCGCGGTCATCGATGCGCTGGTCGCGGCCGGCAAGCTCGATGTCGCGCCGATCCGCGGGCAGTGGGAGTCCTACACGCTGCAGACCGTCGCCGATCCGATGCCGGGCGTGGCCGAAGCGCTGGTGATCGCCGGCAGCGACAAGCGCGGCACCATCTATGGCATCTACGCGCTGTCCGAACAGATCGGCGTGTCGCCGTGGTACTGGTGGGCGGACGTGCCGGTGCGTCGCCGTGCGGCGATCTCGATCCGGCGCGGCGCGCATTTCGAAGGACCGCCGGCGGTGAAGTACCGCGGCGTGTTCCTCAACGACGAGCAGCCGTGCCTGGGCAAGTGGACCACCGAGAAATTCGGCGGGATGAATGCGACGTTCTATACCCGGCTGTTCGAGGTGCTGCTGCGCCTGCGCGCGAACTACCTGTGGCCGGCGATGTGGGACAACGCGTTCGCGCAGGACGATGCGGACAATGCGCGGCTCGCCGACGAATACGGCATCGTGATGGGCACCTCGCACCACGAGCCGATGATGCGCGCGCACAAGGAGTGGACCGAGCACCGCGCGCAGTACGGCAACGGCGAATGGAACTACGCCACCAACAGGGACGCGTTGCAGGTCTTCTTCCGCGAGGGCATCGCGCGCAACCGCTCGCACGAGGTGCTGGTGACGGTGGGCATGCGCGGCGACGGCGACGTGGCCATGACCAGCGCTGGCGACCTGCAGGCCGACATGCGCCTGCTCGAAACCATCATCGCCGACCAGCGCGGCATTCTCGCCACGGAACTGGGCAAGGACGCCAGCGCGGTGCCGCAGCTGTGGGCGCTGTTCACCGAGGTGCAGAAGTTCTACGACGCCGGCCTGAAGGTGCCGGACGACGTCACCTTGCTGTTTACCGACGACAACGTCGGCAATCTGCGTCGCTTGCCCAAACCCGAGGAACGCGCGCGTGCCGGCGGTTCCGGCATCTACTACCACATGGACATGAACGGCGGGCCGTTCTCCTACAAGTGGCTCAACAGCAATCCGCTGCCGAAGATCTGGGAACAGATGAATCTGGCGTATCGCTACGGCGCCAACCGGATCTGGATCGCCAACGTCGGCGATTTCAAGCCGCTGGAGATTCCGATCGAGTTCTTCCTGCGCCTGGCCTGGAATCCGGACGCGATCAGCAAGGACGATATCGCCGGTTGGACGCAGCGTTGGGCGAGCCGCGAGTTCGGTCCCGAACACGCCGTGCCGATTGCGGACATCGTCGCCAAGTACGCCAAGTACAACGCCTGGCGCAAGCCGGAACTGGTGAAGCCGGAGACCTTCAGCTTGCTGCACTACCGCGAGGCCGAGCGCGTGCTGGACGCCTGGACCACGCTGGTGGCGCAGGCCGAAACGATCCAGTCGCAGTTGCCGGCGGACGCGCTCGACGCCTATTACCAGTTGGTGCTGCATCCGGTGAAAGCCTGCGCGACGGCGACGGAACTGAACATCGCCGCCGCGCGCAACGCGCTGTACGCGCAGCAGGGCCGTGCCAGCGCCAACGCCGAGGCCGACCATGTGCGGCAGCTGTTCCAGCGCGACCGAGACCTGACCGAGTACTACAACACGCGCCTGGCGGGCGGCAAATGGAACCACCTGATGGACCAGGTGCACCTGGGCTACTTCGACTGGTATTCGCCGCCGGCGAACATCATGCCGGCCGTCGCGGCGCTGCGGATCGAAGACACTGCCGAGTATGCGGTGGCGGTCGAAGGTTCCGTGCCGGGGTGGCCCGGTTACTACCTCGATCCGGAACTGCCGGCGTTCGACAGCCTGTGCCGGCAACGGCACTACTTCGAGGTGTTTCCACGCGGCGCACGTCCGATCGCATTCGAGGTGGCCGCGACCGAGCCATGGATCTCGATCGCCGAGGGCAAGCCGTTCGGCATCGGCCGCGGCGACCGGCGCTTCTGGGTCGAGATCGATTGGGACAAGGCCGGCGTCGGCGAGCAAGCGGGCACGATCGTCGTAACCGGTGCGCAACGCACGCAAACGATCCACGTCAAGGCGATCAAGGCCACCGCGGCGCAGCGGCGCGAAGCGCGTGGCGCGTTCGGCGGCCTGCTGGGGCCGATCGCGATCGCCGCCGACGCGTTCGAACGCAACATCGCCGTGGACGGCGTGCGCTGGGAGCGCATTCCCGACTATGGCCGCGCAGCCGGTGCCGCCATGTCGATCTTTCCCGTCACCGCGGCGTCGTCCTCCGACCCACGCACTGCACCGCGCCTGGAATATCCGGTCTACCTGGCCAAGGCCGGGCGCTACGATATCGATCTGGTCACCAATCCCACGCTCAACGTGAACACAGCGCACCAACTGAGCGTGGCCGTCGCCTTCGACGATCAGCCGGCGCAGACCATCAGCGTGTTCACGCCGGAGCAGCGTGCGGCGCAGGACTTTCTGGGCGAAGCGTTCACGGAGAATGCCAGGAACAATGCGCGGATCCTGACCGCCTCGCAGTCCGTCGCCAGCGCCGGGCGACATGTGCTGAAGATCATGATGGTCGATCCGACCATGGTCGTGCAGAAGATCGTGATCCGCAGCGGGCCGTTGCCGGACTCCTACTTCGGCCCGCCGGAGGTCCCGGCGCATCCGCTTTGA